The Fodinibius saliphilus genomic interval CCCTAATGAACCTACTGATTTAAACTTCGGTATCTGCTCTAAATACGCCTCAACAGAAGACAGAGAGGAAATTGACATAATTATTCATTGAGTCAGTTAAAATTTCGTTCTTAGTGTTAAGCTCTTTACTTTATCGGAAGTAAAAAAGATACGGCTTTATTTTATGATTTATAATTCGTTGGTAAAACCACTCCTGTTTAAGCTTGATGCTGAACAGGCACATACAGCAATACATAGATTCGCAAAAACGGCCTCACGAAGTACTGTTTTAAAGGCTTTAGCAAAAATTATATATGGTTATCAATCCCCAAAACTGAACCAGCAGTTGTGGGGACTTGATTTTGGGAATCCCATTGGTCTGGCCGCCGGCTTCGATAAAAATGGACATATTCCTGAAATCATGGAAGCGATCGGTTTCGGTTTTGTTGAAATCGGAAGTATTACTGGTAATCCCAGTACCGGAAATCCACAACCACGGCTTTTTAGGCTACCCAAAGACCATGCCCTGATAAACCGAATGGGGTTAAATAATGATGGAGCAAAAACGATTATAAAACGCCTTAAAAACAAACAGCTATCCATCCCACTGGGAGTAAATGTAGCTAAAACACATGATCCGAATGTGATGGGAGACTTAGCTATACGTGATTATGTTCATAGCTTTAACGAAGCTAAAAAAGTTGCTGATTATATTACTGTTAACATTTCATGCCCGAATACTACAGAGGGCAAAACTTTTGAAGATCCGGAGGCACTTGACGAACTACTTTCTGCCCTTAAAATACGAGATGATGCCCGAATAGTGCCTACCCTAATTAAGGTTTCTTCTGACCTAACACAACAGGAATTGTTGAACTTAGTTGAAATATGTGAAAACCATCGTGTCCACGGTTATGTTGCTTGTAATACCTCTTCTGGACGAGATCAACTAACTACTGATGCTCAAAGATTAAAGAAGATTGGCAGAGGTGGACTCAGCGGCCGTCCGATTGCTCAAACAAGTATTCAAGTTGTCGAATGGCTTAGCGAAGCAACAAACGGTCAAAAACCAATAATTGGTGTGGGTGGGATTGACTCTTTTGAAACGGCTCTAAAAATGATACTTGCCGGCGCCGACTTATTGCAAATCTATACCGGTTTGATATATGAAGGGCCCGGATTGATCAAGATAATTAATAAAAAGCTTGTCAAAGAAATGAACGAATTGAATATCAGTTCTATCCACCAACTTGTTTCCGCCTCTACTGCTGAATAGGAAAAGACACCTTGCATCTCAAATGCGAAGGTATCTCATTACCCTCAAAGGGTTTAAACTGTAAGTATTTATCAAAAGCTGTTTCAAAAGCCTCTTCAATACCCAGGGGAGTTCTATTTGATAATAGTTTGAATGATTCAAAATTTCCTTTCTTATCCACAAGAAAGGAATAGATAAGCTTACCAGATAGGGAACCGCCTTTTAGTTCATCCGGATACTCAACTTTTGATAAAAAGGCCTCCATGCTGGGATCAATCTTAAGGGAAAGCCCCAGCTTTTCACAAGTTGCTTTCTGTTCTGACTCTTGCTTCCTCAAAAAAGATTTCATCCTTTTCACTTTAGAACGTTGCTTTGCATTTGTAAATACAGTATCAAATTCGTTAATAGCTATCCGTACACTATCCCAATACATACTTTTGGATCTAATCCGCATTGAGTCTCTTACTCCCGATTCAACTTTACCCAACTGTGTACTATCATTTCTCCCATGTTGCTGTACGGTTGATAAATCGTCTTCTACCAGTGCCCGCCGGGCATATTCTTCAATAGCATGGTAGTAAATATATGGGGCTATTTCCGATGAGCGGTTTTTTAACGCCAGGTTTCGCAATTTTCCCGGAACCACTTTCTTTTTGGAAGAAACAAGACGTTGATACTCTTTTTTCAACATAGCACTGGAAGAGTCCTCAACGAAACTTTCTTGTGTATTACCTCTGTCCGAGCGAACCATATAAGCATACCTTGATTGCGGGTATTCCACCAAAATACGGTTCCCCCAATATTTGAGACTATCAGTTCGGTCTTCAGAGTTATAAATCTCATACAGTGAATACATTGCTTGAGGGCGTAAGTCTGAATTCACTTCACTTTTGATAACATCGCGAAAATAAGTACTTGCACTATCCGGCATCCCTAAATTCACAAATAATAAATTACCCAACTCATACAGAGCAGTAGCCTTTTCTTCTTTCAGCTTTTTTTGAGCTTCGGAACTCTTAGGAATAGCTTCTAAATCAATATTAACTGTAATTCCATCTGAAACTCTCCGGGAACCTGCTGTACGATTATCATTACTGCCAATAGCTGTATTCTGTTCACTATCAACCCTTCCCAAAGCTTGGATTCGCCGCCAATTATCGGCAAGCGGACGATTTCCCCAAATAATTCTGAACTCTCTTTTACCCTGCTGGATAAACTCATTATTCTGATAGTTCAAAAAACCATGAATTGAAGATCGAGTCTCTTTATTGCTACCGGAAGTGTTTATACTTTGATTAACTAATTTTTCAGTTTTCTTATTTTCACGTTCTGCACGTATCTCTTGACGTTTCTGTTCTTTGAGCTCTGCAACCACAGAATTCAGCTCTTCGGCTGATAACGATCCGAGCCATAGCAAACTATCAGCATGTTCTACCTTATTCCGTAACCGAGTATATTCTCCATATGCATCTGCTAAGGTCTCTGCTGATAATCTATTCTGACCTATCTCATTTTGACTTCCAACCGTCGCAGAAGAGTCAAAATAAGCCGCAGCAACATTAAACTTTTCATAATTTTCGCTATAGATCTTTCCCAAGCGGTAATATACTTTTCCTTTTAATGTTTGTGTTATGGCATTTTGGGATAATAGCTCTTTATAACTCTTTTCAGCAGCTGATATGGCTCCCTGCATTTCCAAGGTTCGAGCAATCTTATAGTTGAGCTTCTCAATTCGATCATAATTTTTGTCATCGCGGCGTAATTTTGCATAAATCGATAGTGCTTGTGAAAAATTAGCCTGTTTTCTTGCCACATCACCTTGTTTTACCCCAGCCCAATAGACGTATTCAAAACTCGGAAAATATTTAGGGACAAGGGAATAGGCATAAAAAGCTTCTCCATACCGTTCCAACTTTTCTAATATTTGTCCATATAAAAAATAAGAACGTCCCCTTATCTTTTTCTCTTCTAAATAGGTAATAGCCTTAGACAGTGTGACTTCTGCTCTACTCCAATCACTCTGCATTGCATAATGCTGAGCAAGTAAGGTGCGTATTTCCCCCTGTCTTACTACCGACCAGTTTTGTGGGTATTGAGAAACCTCCGTTTCAAGAAAACTAATCCCATTACTATACTGTTGAAGATCAAGCAGTGTCCGTCCCTTCCAGATTATAGCCTTTTGTATCATCTCTGGAGAATCGGTGGCATTGCGGAGCTCTTCAAATTTTTGCTTGGCTCTATAGTACTCATGCCTATAATAATATGATTTTCCGATAAGCAACAGTGCATCATCCAACCATTTTGAATCGCGAAATTTTCTCAGAATCCTGGCACTTTTATCAATAGCCTCTTTAAAATTGCTATTCCCAGCTTGAACGGTAGGCGGATGAATTCTAACTAGCTCTTCTGGATTAATTTGAACTGGCTGTTCCTGTACTTTGGTTAAACCTACGCGAAAGCTTTGTTCAGCATTATAATATGTATTATAGTAAGCTCTGAAATTTAGCCATGAACTTTTTAGCGTACCTCCACAGGCAGTGATAAAAACCATCAACAAAGATAAACCCAGTATCTTTTTAATGGTAGTATGTGGATAATTACGTCCCATAGCTGAACATTACCATCTTTTACAAAAAACTATCCGCTATTGTAATTGAAAAGCAAATCAAATTGGATAGTTATTCAATTGTACTAACTTTTATCATATTAGTACGACCTCGCTTAGCAATAGGCATGCCAGTAGCAATAATTACCCTTTCACCACTAGTTACAAGCCCATGTTTCTGCAGGTATTCTTCCATCAACTTCACACTTTTATCAGTATCAAAAATCTCATCAATTTTCACAGGTCGAACGCCCCATACTAATCCCAATTGACGCCTTACCTTATTACTTTCTGTAAAGGCAACAATTGGAACTCCAGGTCGGAATTTAGCAATCCGGCGGGCCGTGCTCCCAGAATGTGTTATAGTACTAATGACTTTAGCATCTACATTTTCCGCTAACATGACACATGAATACGCAAGTGATTCAATTACCTGTTTTTCTTTCCATTCAGGCTTGCGATAGCTGAGGCTGCTATATAAATGGGGAGCATTATTTTCAACAGACCTACAAATTTTATCCATCGTTTTAATCGATTCAATTGGATAATCACCTGCTGCTGTTTCTCCTGAAAGCATTACCGCATCTGTACCATCCAGTACTGCATTAGCAACATCAGAACTTTCTGCCCGAGTAGCCCGGGGATTTTCTATCATCGAATCTAGCATCTGGGTAGCCGTTATCACAGGTTTTCCTGCCTGTCTACAGCGATCTATAATATTCTTTTGAACCAATGGTACTTTTTCACTTGCTATCTCAATACCAAGATCTCCGCGAGCTACCATAATACCCGTTGACTCCTCAATTATTTCATCAATAACTTCAACTGCCTCCGGTTTCTCTATTTTAGCTATAATACCGGCATTTGAACCCTCGGCACGCACTCGTGATATGACTTCTTGAATATCATCAGCAGAACGAACAAAAGACATAGCTACATAGTCTACCCCCTTCGATACAGCAAATTCTAAATCTTTAATATCTTTCGCTGTAAGAGAAGCCATTGATATATCAATATCCGGCAGGTTTAAGCCTTTACGGGACTTTAACATCCCTCCAACAACAACTTGAGCCACTAAGCTGTCAGTTTTCTTCTTAATTACTTTAAGCTCAAGTAGTCCATCATCTATTAATAACTTATTGCCCTCAACAGCATCTTTAACAAGCCCTTTATAGTCAACAGGAATTAGCTCGGATGTCCCTTCAACCTCTTCCGTTGTTAAAGTTACATAATCACCCTTTTTGACTTCTTGTCCCCCTTCTTTCATGGTACCAATGCGAATCTTGGGACCTTGTAAGTCTGCTAATATAGGCAGGCTTACATTGTATCGTTCAGATACCTTTCTCAGATTCGTAATTACCTCTTCATGCTGGTCATAGGTGCCATGTGAAAAGTTGATACGGGCAATATTCATCCCGTTTCGAACTAGTTCATCAATTTTTTGTTCAGTATTACTGCTTGGACCAAGAGTACATACAATCTTCGTTCGTCGTTCACCAATGCTCATTAATTATATTTATTCTAAAAAATTAAAATCTGTATCTACTATACACAAATCGAAAAAAGCTCAAAATAACACAGAAACCTAAATGTATAAAAATATCTTTTGAATAGTTACTGTTAACTACAAGCTTCTCATTAGTAATCTATCTAAAAATCTCTCCTGTCCCTTTTATTTTTAACAGTGGATATACCACACGTTTTCAAAGGTATTTTCAGTTTCAAAAAAAAAAAACTATTTAAAATCCATAATAGTGTGGGACAAAACCTTTATATACGAAGAAAAAGAAGGGGCAAAATGATGTTTTAAAATGAGATAAAAAAACTTAACTGTATATAGTTACAATATATTCTATTCTTCACTGGTTTTACTGGAGAGGAATAGTGATTTATTTACCTTGTTTTAACATATCCTTAAATAAAAAAAAGCCCCCTTGAATAATCAAGGGGGCTTCAATTTTAAACAGTATACTAACTATTTACAGGTGTCTTATCGAACAAACCTGGTGCTGGTGACGGAACGTTCTCGTTAGTATTACGTTCACTCTGTGGATATAAGAACCGCTGTGGGAATTGACTTCCTTGAACGGGACTTAAACCATCAACATTGTAATCTATACGGCGAACATAATTGAACCCTTCAATTTGTCCGATGAGGCCAAGATAAGACCAGTTACGAACATGTTGAGGAATGCTAGTGCCTGCATAGGCTCCACCTGCTTGGAAATCTGTCAATGCGAGATCATCATAATTCGTGGTACCGAACTTGTTGTCCAAGTAATCACGAGTATTATTTAATGCTGTAATTGCATTATTATCTCCTGTTGTAGTTCCCTTAGCAGCTTCAATCTGTGCCTTAATCAGTTCATTCTCCATATATGTAACGATAGGGAATGATTCTGTATCGGCAGCAAAACCACTATTATTCAGGTTAGTACCATCATAAAAGTAGTTTAAACGATCGGTTTCGTCAGTTTTGCTGTTATTCCCATTAATCAACATTTGTCGAGAGTGAGAACGATCAGCAGCTAGGTAACCAGCACGTTGAACTACAGTGAAGTTGTAGTACAAGTTTTGATTACGTCCCTGTTGATTTCCATGGGGCATCATCATATCTCCACTGCCATCGT includes:
- a CDS encoding tetratricopeptide repeat protein; protein product: MGRNYPHTTIKKILGLSLLMVFITACGGTLKSSWLNFRAYYNTYYNAEQSFRVGLTKVQEQPVQINPEELVRIHPPTVQAGNSNFKEAIDKSARILRKFRDSKWLDDALLLIGKSYYYRHEYYRAKQKFEELRNATDSPEMIQKAIIWKGRTLLDLQQYSNGISFLETEVSQYPQNWSVVRQGEIRTLLAQHYAMQSDWSRAEVTLSKAITYLEEKKIRGRSYFLYGQILEKLERYGEAFYAYSLVPKYFPSFEYVYWAGVKQGDVARKQANFSQALSIYAKLRRDDKNYDRIEKLNYKIARTLEMQGAISAAEKSYKELLSQNAITQTLKGKVYYRLGKIYSENYEKFNVAAAYFDSSATVGSQNEIGQNRLSAETLADAYGEYTRLRNKVEHADSLLWLGSLSAEELNSVVAELKEQKRQEIRAERENKKTEKLVNQSINTSGSNKETRSSIHGFLNYQNNEFIQQGKREFRIIWGNRPLADNWRRIQALGRVDSEQNTAIGSNDNRTAGSRRVSDGITVNIDLEAIPKSSEAQKKLKEEKATALYELGNLLFVNLGMPDSASTYFRDVIKSEVNSDLRPQAMYSLYEIYNSEDRTDSLKYWGNRILVEYPQSRYAYMVRSDRGNTQESFVEDSSSAMLKKEYQRLVSSKKKVVPGKLRNLALKNRSSEIAPYIYYHAIEEYARRALVEDDLSTVQQHGRNDSTQLGKVESGVRDSMRIRSKSMYWDSVRIAINEFDTVFTNAKQRSKVKRMKSFLRKQESEQKATCEKLGLSLKIDPSMEAFLSKVEYPDELKGGSLSGKLIYSFLVDKKGNFESFKLLSNRTPLGIEEAFETAFDKYLQFKPFEGNEIPSHLRCKVSFPIQQ
- a CDS encoding quinone-dependent dihydroorotate dehydrogenase — protein: MIYNSLVKPLLFKLDAEQAHTAIHRFAKTASRSTVLKALAKIIYGYQSPKLNQQLWGLDFGNPIGLAAGFDKNGHIPEIMEAIGFGFVEIGSITGNPSTGNPQPRLFRLPKDHALINRMGLNNDGAKTIIKRLKNKQLSIPLGVNVAKTHDPNVMGDLAIRDYVHSFNEAKKVADYITVNISCPNTTEGKTFEDPEALDELLSALKIRDDARIVPTLIKVSSDLTQQELLNLVEICENHRVHGYVACNTSSGRDQLTTDAQRLKKIGRGGLSGRPIAQTSIQVVEWLSEATNGQKPIIGVGGIDSFETALKMILAGADLLQIYTGLIYEGPGLIKIINKKLVKEMNELNISSIHQLVSASTAE
- the pyk gene encoding pyruvate kinase, yielding MSIGERRTKIVCTLGPSSNTEQKIDELVRNGMNIARINFSHGTYDQHEEVITNLRKVSERYNVSLPILADLQGPKIRIGTMKEGGQEVKKGDYVTLTTEEVEGTSELIPVDYKGLVKDAVEGNKLLIDDGLLELKVIKKKTDSLVAQVVVGGMLKSRKGLNLPDIDISMASLTAKDIKDLEFAVSKGVDYVAMSFVRSADDIQEVISRVRAEGSNAGIIAKIEKPEAVEVIDEIIEESTGIMVARGDLGIEIASEKVPLVQKNIIDRCRQAGKPVITATQMLDSMIENPRATRAESSDVANAVLDGTDAVMLSGETAAGDYPIESIKTMDKICRSVENNAPHLYSSLSYRKPEWKEKQVIESLAYSCVMLAENVDAKVISTITHSGSTARRIAKFRPGVPIVAFTESNKVRRQLGLVWGVRPVKIDEIFDTDKSVKLMEEYLQKHGLVTSGERVIIATGMPIAKRGRTNMIKVSTIE